The genomic interval AActactgattgcagtaacaataccattccaactttcgAGCAACTAACTGAGAATCAATAGGGCATaaatctcactatcaaatgtaatccCAACTGAAGCAAGTTAATCCGACAACTCATTGAAACTATTCAAATgtttgctaaaactttcacctacaaacatggtcatagtaaataatcttttTTTCATAAGATATACCTTATTAGCGGCTGACGGCTACTCATACATGTTAAAAAGTGCACCCATTAGAAACTTGGTAGATGATATGTGCTTGATATTAAATGTCAtagactttgacaacgtcattctgatagcTCCGAGAACTTTCCGGTCAAGCAACTCTCACTCGTCCTCATTTATAAATCCTGACTtttccttcaatggtaagtgcaactccttaccaaacaagtaatcttaaatctgcatcttccaaaaatcaaaattattgcggttaaacatctcgatctttaagctcttttcattcgacatctcgatttgcTAATCAAGACACAGAATCAACTCAAATGGACAGCACAGTTGGATCCAAAACggccgaaaaccttagaaatggttcaagtcattcgaaaaacggacccaaaatggCTCCAAAAAATCCAGTCAAAGATctggtcaaacctggtcaaatcATGTGAACTATAACGGAATATTCCTCTGACTAATGGAGTATCCTTAATGGCGTCACTGACATCATTAATAGACGCCGTTTGCTGACGTGCCAGGGTGTGGGGTCCACTACTGACGTGACGTTGAGGTGACACGGTTTCCACTGCTGACGTGGTACTGTGGAGCCCACTACTACATATTTTGTGGGTCCCACTGGATGACATGGCAGCACTGACGTGTCAGTTGCTGCGGCTGCCACGTGGTAACTGACGGGGATGTCACGTGTTGGTTGGTCGGGTCTGGATGAACCGATATGGATCTAGGTCAGGTACGGTCCAAGTCTGGAGCGGGTTACAGGGCCAGATCGAAGCGGCCGAGTGAGGAAGACGCATGGAGCGCGTGTGGGTGCGTGGCCGACAAGTCGCCAGCGCGTGAAGGCACGTGAAGACATGGACGATTTCGGCATGGCACGTGTGGTGCCGTCTGGGCTCCTTTCAAGCTCCAATTTGCATTGTTGGCTTCGTTTCGATGAGATGAATGTGCTAGTGGCCTTAAAACTCAATTTCGAGACACTGGACAGGAATCTGTTTTCGGTGAATTTCTCCAATCTGGCGTTTCTGCTTCAAATCAGACTCTAATACGACTTGTTAGGACCAAAGGAGCCTATAgatggacttgatacacatgggtgaacactaacttgacccaaaagcctAAGCCTATTGTGTCTTGAGTCCAACCATGTCTATAAgcatccatcatccactcaaatttttcaatgtgggacaagctcacaagtggaattctcaacacctAAAAATCAAATCATTGGATAGTCCACTTAGGAAGGATATAAATTCCTTAATAACAAATGAGTTCAAGTAAATAAGTCGCTGCAAATCTTGGCTAGAAAAGTCCTAGGAGGCTGTTcaattaaaagtttttttttttttttttttgacactggattaattttttcatttcaaaaactttttttCCCAACCAGGGGTAAGGAAGAGAACAAATTTTATAACCACCTAAGTCGGCTACTTTCCatcaaatccttttcaaaagcttaTTTTCATTAGCCACAGGGAGGCATTAAGGCTAAATGGTAGAATTCGTGTTAATGCACTTTGCCACTTGCCTACTTCTAATACTCCAAGGAACCCGGTTTCATTTCCAAGGCTTAGAAACAAGACAATCTAGGAACATACACAAGAAAAGAAAACTCTCACCTTCCACCTGCAACTAAACCTTCTGCAGCTTTCTCTAGAAAAGCTTGGACTCTTTGACTTCCCTTTGGCGCAAGTCCTACAGCTTCTAGGGCCATGACCTAGAAAGGAGAGAAAACAAATACAAATCAACTACATCAATTCCCTCAAGTGCAGTAGAATAcatgaaaaatatcatatttctcTATTGACATTTTGAGCAATAGATGATATTTAAAACATTAGGCAGCATAGAAACGGATGTTACCATGTTTTTAGTAATGTAGCGTCCAATGGCTGTTAGGCGGAAGCTACTAAGTGAAAAATGAGTTTTATCCAAGGGCAAGTACCAAGGGAGAGGCGAGCCCACAGCAAGATCTTTGGCCCATATAACCTTGGGAGACCAAGTGTACAAATTATTCCTCGAGACAATCATAGTTTAAATCTCTTAAAAATTCAGATAAATTATCCTCTGCGGGAAAACAATAATTGGTTATTCACCTCAAAACCTGCTTGTTTCAAAGCTTCAAGGCATTTTCCCGTTAACCTTATGTCTGGGAGGCCATCACCAATCTCAATTTCTGCCTGTGTCCACAAAATATTGTAGCATTCACTATTTGGAAATCCTGAATAATAAGTAACTCAGCAAGATCCAAAATAATTGTTGCTAGTGTATCAAACCTTAATTTTTTGATGTTCTTGGTTGTCAGGATCAAAGGAGTCGGTCATGCACCACTCATATGCAGCAAAACATTGGCCAGGCTTCAATACTCTGTAGATTTCTTTATAGCATCCGAGCTAATATAAACCAGTAGCAAAAATTAGACCAACACATGCAAAAGACAGGCCAACAGGAcagaggaggaaaaaaaaaatcttaaaagtaCCATCCAGAAGAAGTTGGTCTGCCATTCTACAGAAGTATAAATTTATCAGACTCAAACTaagaatgaatattcaagaatgaCATACTGCATCGGGTGCATGGCAAGTAGCTTCAATTGCATATACTGCATCAAATGTGTTGTCAGAAAATGGCATTTTCATGAAGTCAGCCTGCATCAATATGAAGCATATGGGGTCCATCACTGCAAACAAATTTGTTATACCATGCTATTTTCTCCTTTATCAAATAATCAATAATGACATCAATAAAAACTAAGTAAACAAAAAGGGGGCACTGCAGTGCACATGGATCCTGCAAGCGTGGTGCTTGGGAGCATGGCGTTAAAAACTGAACCAGTGACCAACCCAGTAAAGCCACTGGGTTGGTCGGACCAGTCGAACTGGTGGGTCAACCCCGTGGTCGAATCagtgatattatatatatactataaagaGGATTTAATGGTTTTGATGattgtattaataattattattagcTAGCAATAGTTAATATAAAGTAAATTTGAGAGATTGTTTGatctaattaaaatttacttttaaGTTTGGGTTTACGAACGAATTTCATGCTTCatatatatgaatttttatgcacttgaataaaactaaatacaaattttattttacatttttttcccaaatttaaaAATTCTACATTCAGGATCTTAAACATAGATTAAGGatttaacttaattcattttcaaaagatttttttttcttaaaatagtTTATGAATGTGTGTGACTTTAGATATATGCAATAGTtttgtattttatatataatacatttctattgACTATACCATGTGAACTGTGTAGTATATCCATATCATACATAGATTCAATTATAGCACATAAGTATTTGTGGCCTAGTGGTAACAGCCTCCCCTTCCTTCCCCACAGACCAGGGATCAACTCCACTGGGTCAACCCGATTGACTCGCCAAGTCCAACTGGTTTAGAGAGAGTCATCTGAGTCTAATCGGGTTGACGCCAGTTCTTGAAATTTCCAGTTCTTTAATACAACCGAACTGGTATAATGGCCAGTCCCAATCCGACCAATTTGGACCGGCCAATCCGGTCCAGGTTTCAAAACCATGCTTGGGAGGGTCAAACATACACAGCCTTCTCCCACAAGTGTAGAGGCTGCTTCCACAACTCAAATGTGCAATTCCAATATTGCAATGAAGCAACCTTACTATAGTGCCAATGGCTGGCTGCcctcaaaaagaagaagaaagcaaaacAATAGAAAATGGgcgaaaagaagaaaaattaaaacagTAGAAAAATGAGCAAAAAGATAGGAATGGAGATAACAGCATTCCTAGCAGACAGAGAGAGAGCGAAAGAGAAAGAAACTTGAATTGCACTAACCTTCACAAAGTCGCAGGTCCTGTCCAATCCTGCAATGCGGTTCAGTTCCTATAGAAATGTAAAAGCTTGATGACATCAATTCCGTGCAGATTACATAGCAGTTCATTGTTTATTATTGAACAGAAAACTGATTGTTTGACTAGAAGATCTATTATTACACTATGAAGAAATCCTTATTGTCTTTGATCAAACATGATTCAACATAGTCTTCAATTGGCAAAAGGACTAATTCAGAAGATCATTTGGTGGCCACCGGGAATGAAACAAATCATGTGGGTCCAAATCTCTAAGAATTATCAAACAATACAATCAGGAAGTGGAAAAGCCACAGCTAATGATAGCTGCTGCAGATAAATACAAGGGTTATAAGTCTCACACAGCAAAAGTGCACACCTTTCCTCTTGTTATCTGGTACTCATTGTTGTTCAGGCCCGTAATTGAAGTGGAGCTGCAGCACATCAGCATACATTAAATGAATCTCATAGCCATTTTCTTGTAAACAAAGATGTCAAAGGACCATATAAGAACCTTTCTAAGATGCACTAGTTCCAACATTATCGTAATTACTGAAAAAACAATACTGTCAGTCAATGAAAAAATTATTACCAAAGCTGTGAtgcaaaaaggagaaaaaaaaaaggttcagcTAAGTGATCTACTTGCAGCACCTCATCCCCAACTTATCAATATTTTTCAGTCCATTCAAGGGCCACTGGGCCTGAGATACATAGCTGGAGGTAGCTCATTTCCCATCCCCTACCCCTTTCCAAACCACACCCCAAGGTTCAAACCCGAGACCAAGATAGTAGTCCCAAGATTTAATGGATGTCCTAGGAGATCCCAACTTATTAATTTCATAGCAGAATTTACATGAAATTTGATCCTAGAAACAATACAAGCCCAATAATTGTTCCAAAAGCATCTAACAATCTCCTCTGCAAAAGCATTGTTTTCTTTATCAATATTGGCATCTAAAACAACACTTCTTTTGAAAGAacccaatgttttaaaaggcttaatcGAGGCTCCCCTTGAGGcttgcctcaaggcaaggcatgcctaaaatgccttgaggctcaatataaaataccaaatcccaaaaaggctaatgcattacaTACTGATGCTTACGCATTTGCACAAAAGGCATACATTTTGGACCTTTTTACTTGAcgcttacgcattttgggtgtgtgattctcaagtagGATTTGGCTAGAGAATATTAACTCCATGgttatataaaaggaatgtcataacatgagttgatttctaaaactcctgAACCTACCTTTCCAAAACAATTGAGTTGTATCTTAAATCTTGAAGAATAATTTGAATGTTGTAATGTCTAGCTATCCCTTGTAAGGATTTACTTCATGAATTTAAGTCagcaatttttttgaatggccaacaagtagtttgcaaattatatttgatttttttttttttacattatatttgtgattctcttaaatttttctttatttttaaaatatgtaattttttttacatatttttatccaaaaataatctcaaaaggcttacgccccaaCTCCTTGAGGCTTACACCTCACCTCTCAAGGGTTAGAGTGCCTCACCttatgccttcgccttttaaaacgtTGAAACAACCATATGAGTAAGTTGAAAGCATGAAATCATTAAATCATGAACAAGTAAACAATATTAGCCAAAAAACAAAACACTAACAACAAATCTAAATGTATAAAAAGAAAATGGGAAAACAGAAAATTCACTTCACCTAAATCGAGCAATTTCTCTAAGTGGCCCACCTATTCCACATCCTACATCCAGCACCTACAGCAGTCAAAGATTTCGGATCACAGATTGGATTCAAATAAACAACATAAAATCTATCCCTCATGGCAGAAAAAGAACTGAGATAACAAACCTTTAATCCAGGTTTCAGGCCTAGTTGTAAAGCAAGGAAGTGCTCATGCCTCTTAATGCTCTCGCGAAGAGACTCGCCTTTCCATCTGCAGATATAATTACAAAATTTAAGATTAGTTAGTATCACCAGCATCAGTGAAGGTTCCCAACAGAGCAATGTAAGGTTTCTAATAAGAGTGTGCAACAGTGCATAAAAGGTTTGCTTGTgtataagagaaaaaaaatggaaaatgaataaaaataaaaaagtgacaataataataatatgaaccTGGGTGCAAAATGGAAGGACTCTCCCCAGCCAAACTCATAGAAACTGGTGACAAGGTCATAATATTTGTTAACCTGAAATCCATAGATGGCAATTCctataaatcaaaatatcatgttTGGAAGACAATCAAATGGCTTCGTATCCACATATTAACTGCACACTATTCCCAGTTTCATTTGAAGGATATTGCCCTAGGTCAAATTGAAAAGCATCGAAGGATTAATAGAGTTGACCACATGCGGTGACAGTGTGTGACTTGCGGACTTATTGTCTTGTCGTATACCTGCTTTCAACTAAAGGAACATCTTGTGAGATGAACCCAAAATTTTTCATTATTCAAACCAACAGAGAGACCATAAAAACAAATCCAGCAAGCCAACATAGCACATTTTTTGGGCCTTGGCTACACAATGAAGGATAACCCATCCCCCATCGCATACTCCTTCCCAGCCCTCATAAGAACCTAAGGTCCTGAGACTCCAATATGAAATCATCATGCTCGGACCATCAGAGTTCAACACAATTTTACCCTAGTATATTCAGAGAACAGTGTACTTCCCATTCAATGACCTGTGGCTTCACCGCTGAACAGTGAAATGAAACAGCCTCCACTCTCCCACAGTTCATGCACATAAAAGGAATACGAAGGCCAATTTTAGCTGCTTAAAGCATCACAAATGGTGCAAGCATCTACACTCTTCCTTGTTTCACACTTTCCAAATAAAATGGCCATAGGTATCTAACACCAATGAAACtgcatataaatttt from Malania oleifera isolate guangnan ecotype guangnan chromosome 9, ASM2987363v1, whole genome shotgun sequence carries:
- the LOC131165006 gene encoding cycloartenol-C-24-methyltransferase — its product is MSKPGALDLASGLGGKLEKHEVLSAVEKYEKYHVCYGGEEGERKANYSDMVNKYYDLVTSFYEFGWGESFHFAPRWKGESLRESIKRHEHFLALQLGLKPGLKVLDVGCGIGGPLREIARFSSTSITGLNNNEYQITRGKELNRIAGLDRTCDFVKADFMKMPFSDNTFDAVYAIEATCHAPDALGCYKEIYRVLKPGQCFAAYEWCMTDSFDPDNQEHQKIKAEIEIGDGLPDIRLTGKCLEALKQAGFEVIWAKDLAVGSPLPWYLPLDKTHFSLSSFRLTAIGRYITKNMVMALEAVGLAPKGSQRVQAFLEKAAEGLVAGGRKEIFTPMYFFLARKPLLDSH